The proteins below are encoded in one region of Lactuca sativa cultivar Salinas chromosome 3, Lsat_Salinas_v11, whole genome shotgun sequence:
- the LOC111919349 gene encoding chlorophyll a-b binding protein, chloroplastic translates to MASTVCASSAIAAVAFSSPASQKNGSFVGSTKASFLCGKKLRVSKVTAPTVARSSGTVCVTADPERPIWFPGSTPPEWLDGSLPGDFGFDPLGLGSDPETLRWNVQAEIVHCRWAMLGAAGIFIPEFLTKIGILNTPSWYTAGEQEYFTDKTTLFIVELIFIGWAEGRRWADILKPGCVNTDPIFPNNKLTGTDVGYPGGLWFDPLGWGSGSPAKLKELRTKEIKNGRLAMLAVMGAWFQAIYTGTGPIDNLFAHLADPGHATIFAAFKG, encoded by the exons ATGGCTTCCACTGTCTGTGCTTCTTCAGCCATCGCAGCTGTTGCTTTCTCTTCTCCAGC TTCACAGAAGAATGGATCTTTTGTTGGATCAACAAAGGCTTCCTTTCTTTGTGGGAAGAAACTAAGAGTTAGCAAGGTCACTGCACCAACCGTGGCACGATCTTCCGGGACAGTATGCGTTACCGCCGACCCCGAAAGACCCATTTGGTTCCCCGGCAGCACCCCTCCGGAATGGCTCGACGGCAGCCTACCAGGAGACTTCGGGTTCGATCCTCTTGGTCTAG GATCCGACCCGGAGACCTTGAGGTGGAACGTGCAAGCGGAAATAGTACACTGCAGATGGGCTATGTTAGGAGCAGCTGGGATCTTCATCCCGGAATTCCTAACAAAAATCGGAATCCTAAACACTCCTTCATGGTACACAGCCGGTGAACAAGAGTACTTCACAGACAAAACCACACTGTTCATAGTGGAGCTTATTTTCATCGGTTGGGCAGAAGGAAGACGATGGGCTGACATTCTCAAACCTGGGTGTGTTAACACCGATCCCATCTTCCCCAACAACAAGCTAACAGGTACAGATGTTGGGTACCCAGGTGGACTATGGTTCGACCCACTCGGATGGGGGAGTGGTTCACCTGCAAAGCTTAAGGAATTGAGGACAAAGGAGATCAAGAATGGGAGATTGGCTATGTTGGCTGTCATGGGTGCTTGGTTCCAAGCAATCTACACTGGAACTGGACCCATTGATAACCTCTTTGCTCACCTTGCTGACCCGGGTCACGCCACTATTTTTGCT